A DNA window from Novosphingobium sp. RL4 contains the following coding sequences:
- the prsK gene encoding XrtA/PEP-CTERM system histidine kinase PrsK translates to MNAGHSFDMWTTVGVIFDLTGAIAVASLALWLWPRRDRFAGAGTAVCVALFVTAGWCVATAAAATAEAPFFASFAESARNLAWLVVIYRLFASDGRHSSLAPIRPVIFALGFVELLHLGMTLAVARLMIAAGLANVGFEIDVMLRLLVTIGGLVLVHNLYAGAPREMRPALRWPAVGLAVLWSFDLNLYTIAYLGRTWPGEIVALRGIAALVLAACLTIAASRNRDELRLKPSRAVTFQTFSLLVIGAYLVAMVVVAQWLSYAGGDFARLIEMAFLTLASAIALVVLPSRRVRNWLKVILAKHFFQHRYDYREEWLRFTRTIGKNDDETLPLGERVVQSVADITDSPGGLLLTPDDGGDLTLASRWNWADIAVPASAYPLSGLPVFEQVSYIADLDDLREGSVPAGFDVVAPEWLLQEKRAWALVPLVHYERLVGMVVLARPPVARKFDWEDFDLLRVIGQQLASYLAENASQEALAESSHFEDFHRRIAFVMHDIKNLASQFSLLARNAELHADKAEFRADMLVTLRNSSDKLNALLARLSRYGTGAVDRLESVRAAEVAQAAIGRFNGNPQIVLAETQDLAITANRHSLEQVLVHLIQNGIDASQPEAPVFLALSADGLNARFEVIDSGTGMSAEFVRNRLFKPFVSTKSGGFGIGAFEARELVKGMKGRLDVESREGLGSRFIVRIPLAAATEMYLNSTYKDQKVA, encoded by the coding sequence ATGAACGCAGGCCATTCCTTCGATATGTGGACCACGGTCGGGGTGATTTTCGACCTCACCGGCGCGATCGCGGTTGCAAGCCTGGCATTATGGCTTTGGCCGCGACGGGATCGTTTCGCCGGGGCGGGTACTGCGGTTTGCGTGGCCCTGTTCGTGACGGCCGGATGGTGCGTGGCGACGGCCGCTGCGGCGACGGCCGAGGCGCCGTTCTTCGCCTCTTTCGCCGAAAGTGCCCGTAACCTTGCATGGCTCGTGGTGATCTATCGCCTTTTCGCCAGCGACGGGCGGCATTCCAGTCTTGCTCCGATCCGGCCGGTGATCTTTGCTCTGGGTTTTGTCGAACTCCTTCATCTGGGCATGACCCTTGCTGTCGCGCGGTTGATGATCGCGGCGGGTCTTGCGAACGTAGGGTTCGAGATCGACGTCATGCTCCGCCTGCTGGTCACGATCGGCGGGCTGGTGCTGGTGCACAATCTCTACGCCGGAGCGCCGCGCGAAATGCGTCCCGCCTTGCGCTGGCCGGCGGTGGGCCTGGCGGTTCTCTGGTCCTTCGACCTCAATCTTTACACGATCGCCTATCTCGGTCGTACCTGGCCGGGCGAAATCGTTGCGCTGCGCGGGATCGCCGCGCTGGTGCTCGCTGCATGCCTGACGATCGCGGCTTCGCGAAACCGCGACGAATTGCGCCTGAAGCCCTCGCGGGCCGTGACTTTCCAGACGTTCTCGCTGCTCGTCATCGGGGCCTACCTTGTGGCGATGGTGGTCGTGGCGCAGTGGCTTTCCTATGCCGGGGGCGACTTTGCGCGCCTCATCGAGATGGCGTTCCTGACCCTTGCAAGCGCGATCGCGCTGGTCGTGCTGCCCTCGCGCCGGGTGCGGAACTGGCTCAAGGTCATACTGGCCAAACACTTCTTCCAGCATCGCTATGATTATCGCGAGGAATGGCTGCGCTTTACCCGAACCATCGGCAAGAACGACGACGAGACGCTCCCGCTGGGCGAGCGCGTTGTACAGTCCGTTGCCGATATCACCGACAGTCCGGGAGGGCTCCTGCTGACTCCCGATGATGGCGGCGACCTGACACTGGCATCGCGCTGGAACTGGGCCGATATCGCCGTTCCCGCGAGCGCCTATCCGCTGAGCGGGCTCCCGGTCTTCGAGCAGGTTTCCTACATTGCCGATCTCGATGACTTGCGTGAGGGCAGCGTTCCTGCGGGTTTCGACGTCGTCGCGCCTGAGTGGCTGCTTCAGGAAAAGCGCGCGTGGGCGCTTGTTCCGCTCGTCCACTACGAACGGCTCGTCGGCATGGTTGTGCTCGCGCGGCCGCCGGTTGCCCGCAAGTTCGACTGGGAGGACTTCGACCTTCTGCGCGTGATCGGCCAGCAGCTTGCCAGTTACCTCGCCGAGAATGCCAGTCAGGAGGCACTGGCGGAATCGAGCCATTTCGAGGATTTCCACCGCCGCATCGCCTTCGTGATGCACGACATCAAGAACCTCGCCAGCCAGTTCAGCCTGCTCGCTCGCAATGCCGAGCTTCATGCCGACAAGGCCGAGTTTCGTGCGGATATGCTCGTCACCCTGCGCAATTCGTCGGACAAGCTGAATGCCTTGCTCGCGCGCCTGTCGCGTTACGGGACCGGGGCGGTGGACCGGCTCGAGAGCGTGCGTGCGGCGGAAGTCGCGCAGGCGGCGATCGGCCGGTTCAACGGCAACCCGCAGATCGTCCTTGCCGAGACGCAGGACCTTGCCATTACCGCCAACCGCCATTCGCTCGAACAGGTGCTTGTCCATCTGATCCAGAACGGCATCGATGCAAGTCAGCCGGAAGCTCCTGTTTTCCTTGCACTTAGTGCTGACGGACTGAACGCGCGATTTGAAGTGATCGATTCCGGTACGGGCATGTCGGCAGAGTTCGTTCGAAACCGCCTGTTCAAGCCTTTCGTCTCCACCAAGAGCGGCGGGTTCGGCATCGGCGCCTTCGAGGCGCGGGAACTCGTGAAGGGCATGAAAGGGCGGCTCGACGTCGAATCGCGGGAAGGGCTGGGGTCGCGCTTCATCGTCCGTATTCCGCTGGCCGCGGCGACAGAGATGTACCTGAACAGCACCTACAAGGACCAGAAGGTAGCCTGA
- a CDS encoding TIGR03013 family XrtA/PEP-CTERM system glycosyltransferase, protein MIRLFKHYIPHAVALLWLVDMILLAGANELSWRLRAGQIGIELGTLGERIALHTAFAAVISLSMIAVGVYGADALRSMRFAAARLLVAVSLGVIALAFFDFLFAGQHFWRSTLAYSMAFAIVLLIANRILLSGFLGTSAFRRRVLVLGAGHRAQRLRDLAERQESGFVIVGYVGMSEAAPAVEEAISRAAIHNLTRHVDNLGVSEVVLALEERRNALPLKDLLRIKTTGVHVNEFSSFLERETGRVDLDTVNPSWLIFSDGFSSGRMISSAAKRLFDILVSALLLCLTAPIIAIFALLVKIDSRGPAFYRQSRVGLFGENFDVIKLRSMRTDAEAGGVQWAEKDDPRVTRVGRFIRKVRIDELPQAWSVLKGEMSFVGPRPERPEFVLELEEQLPYYAERHMVKPGITGWAQINYPYGASIEDSRHKLEYDLYYAKNYTPFLDLLIILQTLRVVLWSEGAR, encoded by the coding sequence ATGATTCGTCTGTTCAAACATTATATCCCCCATGCCGTCGCCTTGCTCTGGCTGGTGGACATGATTTTGCTGGCGGGCGCCAATGAGCTTTCATGGCGGCTGCGGGCGGGGCAGATCGGGATCGAACTCGGCACTCTGGGCGAACGGATCGCGCTTCACACCGCCTTCGCCGCCGTCATTTCGTTGTCGATGATCGCAGTGGGCGTCTACGGGGCTGACGCCTTGCGGTCGATGCGCTTCGCGGCGGCGCGGCTGCTGGTGGCGGTTTCGCTCGGCGTCATCGCTCTCGCCTTCTTTGATTTCCTTTTCGCCGGGCAGCATTTCTGGCGCTCGACGCTGGCCTATTCGATGGCTTTCGCGATCGTGCTGTTGATCGCCAACAGGATCCTCCTGAGCGGCTTCCTCGGCACATCTGCGTTCCGTCGCCGCGTCCTCGTGCTGGGCGCCGGGCACCGGGCACAGCGGCTGCGCGATTTGGCCGAGCGTCAGGAAAGCGGCTTCGTCATTGTCGGCTACGTCGGGATGAGCGAAGCCGCGCCGGCCGTCGAGGAAGCGATTTCCCGCGCGGCCATCCACAACCTCACCCGCCATGTCGACAATCTCGGTGTCAGCGAGGTCGTTCTTGCGCTTGAGGAGCGGCGCAATGCGCTTCCGCTCAAGGACCTGTTGCGGATCAAGACTACGGGCGTTCACGTCAACGAGTTCTCCAGCTTTCTGGAACGAGAGACCGGCCGTGTCGATCTCGATACCGTCAATCCGAGCTGGCTGATCTTCTCCGACGGGTTCTCTTCCGGGCGAATGATTTCCAGCGCCGCCAAGCGCTTGTTCGACATTCTTGTCAGCGCCTTGCTGCTTTGCCTCACCGCCCCGATCATCGCGATCTTCGCGTTGCTGGTGAAGATCGACAGCCGGGGACCGGCGTTTTACCGCCAGTCGCGGGTGGGTCTGTTCGGGGAGAACTTCGACGTCATCAAGCTGCGCTCGATGCGGACCGATGCCGAAGCCGGCGGGGTGCAATGGGCCGAAAAGGACGATCCCCGCGTCACCCGGGTGGGACGCTTCATTCGCAAGGTACGCATCGACGAACTGCCGCAGGCATGGAGCGTGCTCAAAGGCGAAATGAGCTTCGTGGGGCCGCGTCCTGAACGCCCCGAGTTCGTTCTCGAGCTGGAAGAGCAGCTCCCCTATTATGCCGAGCGTCACATGGTGAAGCCCGGGATCACCGGTTGGGCGCAGATCAACTATCCCTACGGCGCCTCGATCGAGGATTCGCGCCACAAGCTCGAATACGATCTCTACTACGCGAAGAACTACACACCTTTCCTCGACCTTCTGATCATCTTGCAAACGCTGCGTGTGGTGCTCTGGAGCGAAGGAGCGCGATGA
- a CDS encoding amidohydrolase has product MKTLAVIASLGLATGSHIAAAEPVAERISADIPGLMTIYRDLHANPELSYQEVRSAGIMAKAARDAGFTVTEKVGQTGVVAVLKNGAGPTVLIRADMDGLPVVEQTGLAFASKKRGVSTAGVESGVMHACGHDTHMTAWIETARLMAARKSEWSGTLVMIGQPAEEVGTGAVGMLKDGLYTRFPKPDYTLAFHDSADLPAGQVGAAVGWALANVDSVDILVKGLGGHGAYPQTTKDPIVLASAIVMKLQTLVSRETSPLDPAVVTVGSFHAGAKHNIIPDQAKLELTVRSYSDQTRAHLLDGIKRIARGEAIASGLSDDLMPEVSVKDIYTRATWNSPEFTQEAVADLKARMGDANVVVTPSVMGGEDFGEFRRADEDHIKSVIFWVGGADPQKLAAAKAGGPSLPSLHSPFWAPQADKVIASGSEALTLTALRLMAKK; this is encoded by the coding sequence ATGAAAACACTCGCCGTCATCGCATCCCTCGGTCTCGCCACGGGCTCCCACATCGCCGCTGCGGAGCCTGTCGCCGAAAGGATCTCGGCAGACATTCCCGGGTTGATGACGATCTACCGCGATCTCCATGCCAATCCCGAACTGAGCTATCAGGAGGTGCGCAGCGCCGGGATCATGGCCAAGGCCGCGCGGGATGCTGGTTTCACCGTTACCGAGAAGGTCGGCCAGACCGGTGTGGTTGCGGTTCTCAAGAACGGCGCCGGGCCCACGGTCCTGATCCGTGCGGACATGGACGGTCTGCCTGTCGTCGAGCAGACCGGCCTGGCTTTCGCCTCGAAAAAGCGCGGCGTTTCGACTGCGGGCGTGGAGAGCGGCGTGATGCATGCCTGCGGGCACGATACCCACATGACCGCCTGGATCGAGACCGCGCGGTTGATGGCGGCGCGCAAATCGGAATGGTCTGGCACGCTGGTCATGATCGGTCAGCCGGCGGAGGAAGTCGGCACGGGCGCCGTGGGAATGCTCAAGGACGGTCTCTACACGCGCTTTCCCAAGCCGGACTACACTCTGGCTTTCCACGATTCCGCCGATCTTCCCGCCGGGCAGGTCGGTGCGGCGGTGGGCTGGGCGCTCGCCAATGTCGATAGCGTCGACATCCTCGTGAAGGGCTTGGGCGGCCACGGGGCCTATCCGCAAACGACGAAGGACCCGATCGTGCTCGCCAGCGCGATCGTCATGAAGTTGCAAACGCTCGTGAGCCGGGAAACCAGTCCGCTCGATCCGGCGGTGGTCACGGTCGGATCGTTCCATGCGGGCGCCAAGCACAACATCATTCCCGATCAGGCCAAACTCGAGCTGACCGTGCGCAGCTATTCGGACCAGACGCGTGCGCACCTGTTGGACGGGATCAAGCGCATCGCTCGCGGCGAGGCTATTGCATCCGGTCTTTCCGATGATCTGATGCCCGAAGTTTCGGTGAAGGACATCTACACGCGAGCCACCTGGAACTCGCCGGAGTTCACGCAGGAGGCCGTGGCCGATCTCAAGGCCCGGATGGGCGATGCCAATGTCGTGGTCACGCCGTCGGTCATGGGCGGTGAGGATTTCGGTGAGTTTCGCCGGGCTGACGAGGACCATATCAAGTCGGTGATCTTCTGGGTCGGTGGTGCCGATCCGCAGAAGCTGGCCGCCGCCAAGGCCGGGGGGCCTTCCCTGCCTTCGCTGCACAGTCCGTTCTGGGCTCCGCAGGCCGACAAGGTCATCGCATCGGGCAGCGAGGCCCTGACGCTCACGGCTCTGCGGCTGATGGCGAAGAAGTAG
- a CDS encoding tetratricopeptide repeat protein, with amino-acid sequence MVGRIGLTDKVLESRFGSQLRSVFAKSPPPDYFVPEGDDMEPTADQYRSAVSSVIASSTFKTSPRLAELLSYLVEQKVAGNGDRLKGYPIALDVFGRDEDFDASSDSLVRVQMTRLRKALSEYYAKDGIEDRYRIVVPRGSYVPGLELPKEQQLGAGGEEASGNPSETEPSSVAPQPSEIVADSEEDIVRSSSALTLRRRAWGLLAALALIAAVLIVYWPGEDRDAVFVRAGEMPTGPVVYVAPYALSGETGSIAPIREGLRNDLINYLSQLPNLAVIAFDDDKLNAPHDLQEKSKARRGLPPAFVLQGSIAVEGGSFRVSSRLARMPGGVIVWSERSDPIDFVPTKILSVQSDIALGVASRLGQPYGVIHETMRQDLENHRDVSMDHYYCELQAYQFMRAREEGGLDRVKECLERAVYDKPNYSSAWALLSWVRLFEAQAGGEGDSPEALEAAKRAVAANATNAIAYTYLALAYYRHGEDDAARDAIGKALEISPNNSEVLANGGRLLSALGEREIAPALARKAIRLNPGHPPWYWSGLTIDALHRKDGPEAVHFARLNAEDRGLLSRYLLASAYALDGRGREAADVLGHAARAFPDVSQDRSAVARELRLPDFVTAPLVDKGLMPGQKRAAAQ; translated from the coding sequence GTGGTGGGGCGGATCGGCTTGACGGACAAGGTTTTGGAGAGCCGCTTCGGGTCGCAACTAAGAAGCGTGTTTGCCAAATCTCCCCCTCCGGACTACTTTGTTCCGGAGGGGGACGATATGGAACCCACTGCCGACCAATATCGTAGCGCTGTATCCAGCGTCATCGCCTCTTCTACTTTCAAGACATCGCCTAGGTTGGCGGAACTTCTGTCCTATCTTGTGGAACAGAAGGTTGCGGGAAATGGAGATCGGCTGAAAGGCTATCCCATCGCGCTCGATGTCTTTGGGCGTGACGAGGATTTCGACGCTTCATCGGATTCGCTCGTCAGGGTGCAGATGACCCGTCTTCGCAAGGCGCTGTCCGAGTACTATGCGAAGGACGGGATCGAGGACCGCTACAGGATCGTCGTGCCGCGCGGCTCCTATGTTCCGGGTCTGGAGCTTCCCAAGGAGCAGCAACTCGGTGCGGGCGGTGAGGAGGCCTCAGGGAATCCTTCCGAGACCGAACCATCGTCCGTCGCCCCGCAACCTTCCGAGATCGTTGCCGATTCGGAGGAGGATATCGTGCGCTCTTCCAGCGCGTTGACCTTGCGGAGGCGCGCGTGGGGCCTTCTGGCGGCCCTTGCACTCATTGCTGCAGTGCTGATCGTTTATTGGCCGGGCGAGGACCGGGATGCGGTGTTCGTCCGGGCCGGCGAGATGCCGACCGGGCCGGTCGTCTATGTCGCGCCTTATGCGTTGAGCGGGGAAACGGGATCGATCGCCCCAATTCGCGAAGGGTTGCGGAACGACCTCATCAATTATCTGTCGCAGCTTCCGAATCTTGCCGTGATCGCTTTCGATGATGACAAGTTGAACGCACCGCACGACTTGCAGGAGAAATCGAAGGCAAGGCGCGGTCTGCCGCCGGCATTCGTGCTTCAAGGCTCGATTGCCGTGGAGGGTGGGAGTTTCCGCGTCAGTTCGCGTCTGGCAAGGATGCCGGGAGGGGTTATCGTGTGGTCCGAGCGCAGCGATCCGATCGACTTCGTTCCCACCAAGATTCTCTCGGTCCAATCCGATATCGCGCTGGGCGTGGCTTCGCGGCTCGGCCAGCCATACGGTGTTATCCATGAGACGATGCGGCAGGATCTGGAAAATCACCGCGATGTCAGCATGGATCATTACTACTGCGAATTGCAGGCCTACCAGTTCATGCGCGCAAGGGAGGAGGGCGGTCTGGATCGCGTGAAGGAATGCCTCGAACGCGCGGTTTACGACAAGCCGAACTACTCCAGTGCCTGGGCGCTGCTTTCCTGGGTGCGTCTTTTCGAGGCGCAGGCTGGGGGGGAGGGCGATTCCCCCGAGGCACTGGAGGCCGCAAAGCGTGCGGTCGCGGCGAATGCCACGAATGCCATTGCGTATACCTACCTGGCCCTGGCTTACTATCGGCACGGCGAGGACGATGCGGCACGGGATGCGATCGGCAAGGCTCTAGAGATCAGTCCGAACAATTCCGAGGTTCTGGCAAACGGGGGACGTCTTCTGAGTGCGCTTGGTGAACGCGAGATCGCACCGGCACTCGCGCGCAAGGCGATCCGGCTCAATCCGGGGCATCCGCCCTGGTACTGGTCTGGCCTGACCATCGATGCGCTCCACCGCAAGGATGGGCCTGAAGCGGTGCACTTCGCCCGGCTCAATGCGGAAGATCGCGGATTGCTCTCCCGTTATCTTCTGGCTTCGGCCTATGCGCTCGACGGGCGCGGAAGGGAGGCTGCGGACGTGCTCGGCCATGCGGCTCGCGCCTTTCCCGATGTGTCGCAGGACCGCTCGGCCGTGGCGCGAGAACTGCGGTTGCCCGATTTCGTGACCGCTCCATTGGTCGATAAGGGTTTGATGCCCGGGCAGAAGCGCGCCGCAGCGCAGTGA
- a CDS encoding inositol monophosphatase family protein, giving the protein MAISGLIRVMEKAARKAGSRLRRDFGEIEHLQVSRKGPADFVSKADQASERTIWDELRAARPEWGFLFEEAGEIEGDPDKPRFIVDPLDGTTNFLHGIPHFAISIAVQEPRLDGKGWGEVTAGLIYNPVTDESYWAEKSRGAWLQDKRLRVSSRRHLDESVIATGIPFAGHGDAGEWTRIYHALAPQVAGIRRFGSAALDLAWVAAGRYEGFWEADLKPWDTAAGCLLVREAGGFVSDWKGRSQPYCDKEILAGNDALHSRLHKILANALK; this is encoded by the coding sequence ATGGCCATCTCCGGTCTCATTCGCGTCATGGAAAAAGCGGCCCGCAAGGCGGGCAGCCGCCTGCGCCGCGACTTTGGCGAAATCGAGCACCTTCAGGTCTCGCGCAAGGGACCGGCGGACTTCGTTTCGAAGGCTGACCAGGCTTCGGAGCGCACGATCTGGGACGAACTGCGTGCCGCACGGCCTGAATGGGGCTTCCTGTTCGAGGAGGCCGGCGAGATCGAGGGCGATCCCGACAAGCCGCGCTTCATCGTCGACCCGCTCGACGGCACGACCAATTTCCTTCACGGTATTCCGCACTTCGCGATTTCGATTGCCGTGCAGGAGCCGCGTCTCGACGGAAAGGGCTGGGGCGAGGTAACCGCTGGCCTGATCTACAACCCGGTGACCGACGAAAGCTACTGGGCGGAGAAGAGCCGGGGCGCCTGGCTTCAGGACAAGCGCCTGCGCGTTTCGTCGCGCCGCCACCTTGACGAAAGCGTGATCGCGACCGGCATTCCCTTCGCCGGTCATGGCGATGCGGGCGAATGGACCCGAATCTATCACGCGCTCGCACCGCAGGTTGCCGGCATCCGTCGCTTTGGTTCTGCCGCGCTGGACCTCGCGTGGGTTGCTGCGGGCCGTTACGAAGGCTTCTGGGAAGCCGACCTCAAGCCGTGGGATACCGCGGCCGGGTGCCTGCTCGTGCGTGAGGCCGGTGGCTTCGTTTCCGACTGGAAGGGCCGTTCGCAGCCTTATTGCGACAAGGAAATCCTGGCCGGCAACGACGCGCTGCACTCGCGTCTCCACAAGATCCTTGCAAACGCGCTCAAGTGA
- the efp gene encoding elongation factor P, translating to MKISGVDIRPGNILEYEKGIWKVAKTQHTQPGKGGAFMQVEMKNLIDGRKTNVRFRSADTVEKVRLDTKDFQFLYVEGDQLVFMDIETYEQIQLPADLLGDAAAFLQDGMQVLLELWEERPISVQLPEQVEAVIVEADAVVKGQTASSSYKPAVLDNGVRVMVPPHIESGTRIVVDVYEKSYVRKAD from the coding sequence ATGAAGATCAGCGGCGTCGACATTCGTCCCGGCAATATCCTCGAATACGAAAAGGGCATCTGGAAAGTTGCCAAGACGCAGCACACCCAGCCGGGCAAGGGCGGCGCGTTCATGCAGGTCGAGATGAAAAACCTGATCGACGGCCGCAAGACCAACGTCCGCTTCCGCAGCGCCGACACGGTCGAGAAGGTCCGTCTCGACACCAAGGACTTCCAGTTCCTTTACGTCGAGGGCGACCAACTGGTGTTCATGGACATCGAAACCTATGAGCAGATCCAGCTCCCCGCAGATCTTCTCGGCGATGCCGCAGCCTTCCTTCAGGACGGCATGCAGGTGCTTCTCGAGCTTTGGGAAGAGCGTCCGATCTCGGTCCAGCTTCCCGAACAGGTCGAAGCCGTCATCGTCGAGGCAGATGCCGTGGTGAAGGGGCAGACCGCTTCTTCCAGCTACAAGCCTGCCGTGCTCGACAACGGTGTGCGCGTGATGGTGCCGCCGCACATCGAAAGCGGCACGCGCATCGTTGTGGACGTTTACGAGAAGTCCTACGTCAGGAAGGCTGACTGA
- a CDS encoding SDR family NAD(P)-dependent oxidoreductase yields the protein MDLGLAGKLAIVTGATANIGRAIALELASERADLVLVGRDGDAGARLVEDCLSRGAGRAIFVSANLLDPEAPAKILESAANLGNVEVLVNNVGGNVDQGFFVDSDPGKWMADIDLNFGTVLRMTHAVLPGMIERKSGAVVNVGSTAALVGDYMLPVYSAAKGAVHSFTVVLAKEVGQHGIRVNAIAPYATISRDPAAFSKGSRFHPDSGLFSGGGASIREEDKALRQRRTFVGRPFAMPEEMAGMVAFLAGNRASFITGQVYPIDGGALL from the coding sequence ATGGATCTCGGGCTTGCCGGAAAACTGGCCATTGTAACAGGCGCAACCGCCAATATCGGCCGCGCCATAGCTCTCGAACTCGCAAGCGAAAGGGCTGATCTCGTCCTTGTCGGCAGAGACGGGGATGCGGGCGCCAGGCTGGTGGAAGACTGCCTCTCCAGAGGCGCGGGCCGCGCGATCTTCGTCAGCGCGAACCTGCTCGATCCCGAGGCTCCGGCAAAAATTCTGGAATCCGCCGCAAATCTCGGCAACGTCGAAGTGCTTGTGAACAATGTCGGCGGCAACGTCGATCAGGGCTTCTTCGTCGATTCCGACCCTGGAAAGTGGATGGCGGACATCGACCTCAATTTCGGCACCGTCCTGCGCATGACCCACGCCGTCCTGCCCGGCATGATCGAACGCAAATCAGGTGCGGTGGTCAATGTCGGCTCCACCGCTGCGCTGGTCGGCGATTACATGCTGCCGGTCTATTCGGCAGCCAAGGGCGCGGTTCACAGCTTCACCGTGGTGCTTGCCAAGGAAGTGGGACAACACGGCATCCGCGTAAATGCCATAGCGCCATACGCGACGATTTCACGCGATCCCGCTGCTTTCAGCAAGGGCAGCCGGTTCCATCCCGATTCCGGCCTGTTCAGCGGCGGCGGCGCGTCCATCCGCGAGGAAGACAAGGCGCTGCGGCAGCGCCGCACTTTTGTGGGCCGTCCATTCGCGATGCCGGAGGAAATGGCCGGAATGGTTGCCTTCCTCGCGGGAAATCGCGCCAGCTTCATTACCGGGCAGGTCTATCCCATCGACGGGGGCGCCCTGCTCTGA
- a CDS encoding nuclear transport factor 2 family protein — MAIDEAALQVVIDKEAIRELVLLYSRAIDRQDIELLRDLYTEDATDTHGDSFDGTAEDYCQFIAHAFPHMPYSGHHVCNHLIAIYGDEASGEVYALAWHLIQARDGTREEDFMAVRYIDNYHRCPDGKWRFSKRVVTYDFKLRRPFDGGGLLGQGPDDPSYRTCLQPLFARGART; from the coding sequence ATGGCCATCGACGAGGCCGCACTTCAGGTCGTGATCGACAAGGAAGCCATCCGTGAGCTGGTGCTGCTCTACTCGCGCGCGATCGACCGGCAGGACATCGAGCTGCTCCGCGATCTCTACACCGAGGACGCAACGGACACGCACGGAGACAGCTTCGACGGCACGGCAGAGGACTATTGCCAGTTCATCGCACATGCCTTTCCGCACATGCCCTATTCCGGACACCACGTCTGCAACCATCTTATCGCGATCTATGGCGACGAAGCGAGCGGGGAGGTTTACGCGCTTGCCTGGCACCTTATCCAGGCACGCGACGGCACTCGGGAAGAGGACTTCATGGCCGTCCGCTATATCGACAATTATCACCGGTGCCCGGATGGAAAATGGCGATTTTCCAAGCGTGTCGTGACTTACGATTTCAAGCTGCGCCGGCCTTTCGACGGCGGCGGTCTGCTCGGTCAGGGACCTGACGATCCGAGCTACCGGACCTGCCTTCAGCCGCTGTTCGCACGCGGCGCCCGAACCTGA
- a CDS encoding SDR family NAD(P)-dependent oxidoreductase, giving the protein MEARDLIDLGGQVAIVTGAGQNAGRATALELARHNAGGIAVNDFVPERAEAVAEEIRALGVPALAVPFDVGDLDAVRAANDAITAKLGPATILVNNAGMAGPTASIRPSQNFWEEDPANWERYLRTNLYGVYNCCFAFVPNMVEAKRGRIVTIVSDSGRIGEPKLAVYASAKAGAQGFVRSIAKELGRYGVTCNAVSLSALMPDMPEEQLAEVMQSDHAKAMLSRYTIRRYGKSSDVAGLVTFLCSNASEWITGQTYPLNGGYAPSM; this is encoded by the coding sequence ATGGAAGCACGCGATCTGATCGATCTGGGCGGGCAAGTCGCGATCGTCACGGGGGCCGGGCAGAATGCCGGACGCGCGACGGCGCTCGAACTGGCACGGCACAATGCCGGCGGCATTGCAGTGAACGACTTCGTGCCGGAACGTGCGGAAGCGGTTGCGGAGGAAATTCGCGCACTTGGCGTTCCGGCTCTGGCAGTGCCGTTCGACGTCGGCGACCTTGACGCGGTGCGCGCAGCCAATGACGCGATCACGGCGAAGCTTGGCCCGGCCACGATCCTTGTGAACAATGCGGGCATGGCCGGCCCGACGGCTTCGATCCGTCCCTCGCAGAACTTCTGGGAGGAGGACCCGGCGAACTGGGAGCGTTACCTGCGCACCAATCTCTACGGAGTATACAACTGCTGCTTTGCATTCGTTCCCAACATGGTCGAGGCAAAGCGGGGACGGATCGTCACCATAGTCTCGGATTCCGGGCGCATCGGTGAACCCAAGCTCGCCGTCTACGCCTCGGCGAAAGCAGGCGCGCAGGGGTTCGTTCGGTCGATCGCAAAGGAGCTGGGGCGCTACGGGGTCACTTGCAATGCCGTATCCCTGTCAGCCCTGATGCCCGACATGCCGGAGGAACAGCTGGCCGAAGTCATGCAGTCCGATCACGCCAAGGCTATGCTGTCGCGTTACACGATACGTCGATATGGCAAGTCCAGCGATGTAGCCGGGCTGGTCACTTTCCTTTGCTCGAATGCATCGGAGTGGATCACGGGGCAGACATACCCGCTCAACGGCGGTTACGCGCCTTCGATGTAA